The following proteins are encoded in a genomic region of Arachis stenosperma cultivar V10309 chromosome 4, arast.V10309.gnm1.PFL2, whole genome shotgun sequence:
- the LOC130974819 gene encoding uncharacterized protein LOC130974819, with protein sequence MPAYIKYMKELLPRKSSLKGGQTIVMNKGCSALIQPELPTKRKDPRSFYIPCAIGENMFDKGLCDLGASINLMPLSLMKRLQINEIMPTDVVIRLADKTKKQAIGVVENVLVKVGKYFLPTDFVILDMEESHTHPIILGVLATARALIDVEQGELILRIHDEQLTLNIFKHSQKIDQENNEPKKDQCEILKDETSTEAQPAPLGIPLIEEQGKQQMPQLKENQEEPKPPESYETSNNIPLEEEVTKKKTTSQGTKKKVPRRWRNKKIPIEDFSPGDKVISAYFPDIPPDLPTIPSQLPKVFTINRVLSLEHVEIIDTTTGYRFTARGEDLKHYQPP encoded by the coding sequence ATGCCAGCATACATCAAGTATATGAAGGAGCTGCTTCCCAGGAAAAGCTCACTCAAGGGAGGCCAAACTATAGTGATGAATAAGGGGtgcagtgctctcattcaaccaGAATTGCCTACAAAAAGAAAGGACCCAAGGAGTTTCTACATTCCCTGTGCTATAGGAGAAAACATGTTTGATAAAGGACTCTGCGatttgggagcaagcatcaacttaatgcccttATCCCTTATGAAGAGGCTGCAGATCAATGAGATAATGCCCACAGATGTAGTCATCAGGCTGGCTGACAAAACTAAAAAACAAGCAATAGGAGTGGTGGAAAACGTGTTGGTGAAGGTTGGGAAATACTTCCTCCCGACAGACTTTGTCATATTGGACATGGAAGAGAGTCACACTCACCCAATCATATTGGGAGTCCTAGCTACGgccagagcactcatagatgtggaGCAAGGGGAGCTCATTCTGAGGATCCATGATGAACAGCTCACCTTGAATATTTTCAAGCACTCACAAAAAATAGATCAAGAGAACAATGAACCAAAGAAAGATCAATGTGAGATACTAAAGGATGAAACAAGCACTGAAGCACAACCAGCACCTCTGGGAATCCCATTGATTGAGGAACAAGGCAAACAGCAAATGCCACAGCTCAAAGAAAATCAGGAGGAACCTAAACCACCAGAATCATATGAGACCAGCAACAACATTCCCTTAGAGGAGGAGGTCACAAAGAAAAAGACAACATCACAAGGAACAAAGAAGAAGGTACCAAGGAGGTGGAGGAACAAGAAGATACCTATCGAGGACTTCTCTCCAGGAGATAAAGTGATCTCAGCTTACTTCCCAGATATCCCCCCAGATCTCCCCACTATACCATCTCAGTTACCTAAGGTCTTCACTATCAACAGAGTTCTCTCCTTGGAACATGTAGAGATCATTGATACAACCACTGGATATAGGTTTACTGCCAGAGGAGAAGACTTGAAACATTACCAACCTCCCTGA